The Fibrobacter sp. UWB5 genome has a window encoding:
- a CDS encoding NPCBM/NEW2 domain-containing protein: MRIFSKLKVHFSRDSFALWGLLVILLNFVMLHGIGFASDLTFWRHWVTDLQQGVGNFTGNYPPLYVLWLRVVGWIYQVTGLNMDLEYELKQFCLFPVILAHISLAHFVWLRIHKKSWLPEVKTVVMLLVVANPAFYLDGPIWGQVDILPVTFCVWGLWYASKPKTYGLGMALFMLGLLTKFQMIMFLPVFGALSLRYRKVMWKGLLSMAGVFLLVFLPFIIAGNFSKEFAQAYLSTIDEYPYASMNAGNLWMVFSGNMTPQSRPIFEWAPAFMNPGLLGKIFFVLVSVAIMALTFFKRLPVSRIMTLAALNAFAFFMILPCMHERYVLAAAVVAIAGVACKDRPVVIWAVLLSMVAFLNISMMTSVRGSALWFWIAMAGIVVMFAYMVHTFAPAVLDKALLVCNKVKLPALVPYALFALIYLVDVGGSYLQQARTAYHLKKGESFVYDLKLLHQSQGYGNTNIGKTVDNNPLHLKGVLYLNGIGSHAPSKHVYALPENASRFTVICGVDDESGNGVVEFIIKLDNKEIWRSGRMEGRQTATADLDIRGGKKISLETDELGSKNFDHVDWVNPVIYTE, from the coding sequence ATGCGTATTTTTTCGAAGCTTAAGGTCCATTTTTCTAGGGATTCTTTTGCCCTTTGGGGGCTACTGGTCATTCTGCTCAATTTCGTGATGCTGCACGGAATCGGGTTTGCATCGGATTTGACGTTCTGGCGCCATTGGGTAACGGACTTGCAGCAGGGGGTCGGGAACTTTACCGGCAACTACCCGCCGCTTTATGTGTTGTGGCTTCGCGTGGTCGGCTGGATTTACCAGGTGACCGGCCTCAACATGGATTTGGAATATGAACTCAAGCAGTTCTGCCTTTTCCCGGTGATTTTGGCCCACATTTCGCTTGCTCATTTTGTGTGGTTGCGCATTCATAAAAAGAGCTGGCTTCCCGAAGTAAAAACCGTCGTGATGCTCCTAGTGGTGGCAAACCCGGCATTTTACCTGGATGGCCCCATTTGGGGACAAGTCGACATATTGCCGGTGACGTTCTGCGTGTGGGGCCTTTGGTATGCCAGCAAGCCTAAAACTTATGGCTTGGGCATGGCCCTGTTCATGCTTGGACTTTTGACGAAGTTCCAGATGATTATGTTCTTGCCGGTGTTCGGTGCGCTTTCTCTGCGTTACCGCAAGGTGATGTGGAAAGGTCTCCTCTCGATGGCGGGCGTGTTCTTGCTGGTGTTCTTGCCGTTTATTATCGCGGGAAACTTTAGCAAGGAATTTGCCCAGGCTTACCTGAGTACGATCGACGAATATCCTTATGCATCGATGAATGCGGGTAACTTGTGGATGGTATTCTCGGGGAACATGACGCCGCAATCGAGACCGATTTTTGAATGGGCTCCGGCATTCATGAACCCGGGCCTGCTTGGAAAGATTTTCTTTGTGCTTGTCTCGGTCGCAATCATGGCGCTGACCTTCTTTAAGCGCTTGCCGGTGTCGCGTATAATGACCTTGGCCGCCTTGAATGCGTTTGCCTTCTTTATGATTTTGCCCTGCATGCATGAGCGCTACGTGCTTGCGGCAGCTGTTGTTGCCATTGCGGGCGTTGCTTGCAAGGATCGCCCCGTTGTGATTTGGGCGGTGCTCCTTTCGATGGTCGCTTTCTTGAACATTTCGATGATGACGTCGGTTCGCGGAAGCGCTCTCTGGTTCTGGATTGCGATGGCGGGCATTGTGGTGATGTTTGCGTACATGGTGCATACCTTTGCCCCGGCGGTACTTGACAAGGCCTTGCTGGTATGTAACAAGGTGAAATTGCCCGCGCTTGTGCCGTATGCGCTGTTTGCCTTGATTTATTTGGTGGATGTGGGTGGTAGCTATTTGCAGCAGGCAAGGACTGCTTACCACCTTAAGAAGGGCGAAAGCTTTGTTTATGACTTGAAATTGCTGCACCAGTCTCAGGGCTACGGCAATACCAATATCGGTAAGACGGTCGACAACAATCCGCTGCATTTGAAGGGTGTTCTTTACCTGAACGGAATCGGGTCGCACGCGCCGTCGAAACATGTTTATGCACTTCCGGAAAATGCTTCTCGCTTTACCGTGATTTGCGGTGTTGACGACGAATCGGGCAATGGCGTGGTAGAATTTATCATCAAGCTCGACAATAAGGAAATTTGGCGTAGTGGACGCATGGAAGGCCGCCAGACGGCGACGGCCGATTTGGATATTCGCGGTGGTAAAAAAATTTCTCTTGAAACCGATGAACTGGGCTCCAAGAATTTTGACCATGTCGACTGGGTAAATCCGGTGATATATACGGAATAA
- a CDS encoding tetratricopeptide repeat protein: protein MRLFVILLCMLSAALWARPINDGNKLFKNGDYAGALEKYMKAREAEPANPLLFYNIGTCQYKLGNYDEAKKELESAVRMPDKKMAAKAAYNLANTHFRIGEKAAEGSERIAAWRESVAYLKKAIDLDNSFENAKKNVEIVQRKLKEELDKQKQNQDQNQDQNNDQKQPPLSDKAKEVLARALQLCKDGKYAEAKEMLENLIAEDETAGQLSGHVQRIDDVIEIKAGRKPKAKIDASNTDNDLEVI, encoded by the coding sequence ATGCGATTGTTTGTGATATTGTTGTGCATGCTGTCGGCGGCCCTGTGGGCACGCCCCATTAATGACGGCAATAAATTGTTTAAGAACGGCGACTATGCCGGTGCGCTCGAAAAGTACATGAAGGCCCGTGAAGCGGAGCCTGCAAACCCGCTTTTGTTCTACAATATCGGAACTTGCCAGTACAAGCTCGGCAACTATGACGAAGCCAAGAAAGAGCTTGAGAGCGCCGTGCGCATGCCGGATAAAAAGATGGCGGCGAAGGCAGCCTACAACTTGGCGAATACGCATTTCCGTATTGGCGAAAAAGCCGCCGAAGGCAGTGAACGCATTGCCGCGTGGCGCGAATCGGTCGCTTACTTGAAGAAGGCGATTGACCTAGACAATAGTTTCGAAAATGCGAAGAAGAACGTGGAAATCGTTCAGCGCAAACTGAAGGAAGAACTTGACAAGCAAAAGCAAAATCAGGATCAGAACCAGGACCAGAATAACGACCAGAAGCAGCCGCCTTTAAGCGACAAGGCCAAGGAAGTTCTGGCCCGAGCCTTGCAGCTTTGCAAAGACGGCAAGTACGCCGAAGCAAAGGAAATGCTTGAGAACCTGATTGCCGAAGACGAAACGGCAGGCCAGCTCAGCGGACATGTGCAGCGCATTGACGACGTCATTGAAATTAAGGCCGGTCGCAAGCCCAAGGCAAAGATTGACGCCAGCAACACCGATAACGACTTGGAGGTAATCTAA
- a CDS encoding DUF1353 domain-containing protein has product MSILKKYIDKLQSRKYLQKDRNSITVDDVTIDFPLVFEGNGKMYFFKLDRYVYVKGSRYTKADGKTRDFLLTCLFKKGFMTDGASAPKFAQWIVPDIKKGNDVYNSAPFIHDGLYMYKGTITGADLTREECDDILRGIWRISGMDRVVAGAADLGIKVFAGSTSHWGDDYNNCKHLFVAKLEYR; this is encoded by the coding sequence ATGTCCATCTTAAAAAAGTATATCGACAAGCTGCAGAGCCGTAAATACCTGCAAAAAGACCGCAATTCCATTACCGTGGACGATGTGACCATCGATTTCCCGCTCGTCTTCGAAGGCAACGGCAAAATGTATTTCTTCAAGCTTGACCGCTATGTATACGTCAAGGGTTCCCGCTACACCAAGGCCGACGGTAAAACCCGCGATTTCTTGCTGACATGCCTTTTCAAGAAGGGTTTCATGACCGACGGCGCATCCGCCCCGAAATTCGCACAATGGATCGTCCCCGATATCAAGAAGGGCAACGACGTCTACAACTCCGCACCGTTTATTCACGACGGTCTTTACATGTACAAGGGCACCATCACCGGCGCAGACCTCACTCGTGAAGAATGCGACGATATTCTCCGCGGTATCTGGAGAATCTCCGGCATGGACCGCGTGGTCGCAGGCGCCGCCGACCTCGGAATCAAAGTCTTTGCAGGCTCAACAAGCCATTGGGGCGACGACTACAACAATTGCAAGCACCTGTTTGTCGCTAAACTCGAATACCGTTAA
- a CDS encoding sensor domain-containing diguanylate cyclase: MDFDQILSHYRANACVMSVDLYPDGSYGNIRVVAGNKAHCEEMESTQGHPFVPGCPYELCFPKNLNFEDHCFRCVQSGKPLHAYVDLYMMGLWLNMFLMPLDSDRENVGYCIYCYDVAPKADSSAMADLSAETATNVLKACIKLRGAENVKQTFQEVVEDIRKSCGSDHCCILLTDAENRECSIFAESIRDDLKIKPMSRYVEGFYAIAETWPETLAGSTCIIAKDERDMEKLRLANPIWGSMLDLSGVKTIVLFPLRHGGELLGYLWAVNFNVNDTLKIKEALEVTTFLIASEISSYLLLNKLQTMSTIDSLTGVKNRNVMNHTIDQIVAGRKPTPEAVVFADLNGLKRTNDEQGHISGDKVLCSAAEILRYVFPEVDVYRAGGDEFMVLASNITEEELNTRVAKIRTMAKLSENVRFSIGTCYGDPDVRRAMHIADERMYVDKNSFYAEHPELKYR; encoded by the coding sequence ATGGATTTTGATCAGATTCTATCGCATTATAGGGCGAATGCCTGCGTAATGTCCGTAGACCTCTATCCGGATGGTTCTTACGGTAACATTCGCGTGGTGGCGGGGAACAAGGCTCATTGCGAAGAAATGGAATCAACTCAGGGGCACCCGTTTGTGCCGGGTTGTCCGTATGAGCTGTGTTTTCCGAAGAATCTGAATTTCGAGGACCATTGTTTCCGCTGCGTGCAGTCGGGCAAGCCTCTCCATGCTTACGTTGACCTGTACATGATGGGTCTTTGGCTGAACATGTTCTTGATGCCGCTGGACTCTGACCGCGAAAATGTCGGTTATTGCATTTACTGTTACGATGTGGCGCCCAAGGCGGATTCTTCGGCCATGGCAGACCTTTCTGCAGAAACCGCCACGAATGTCCTCAAGGCCTGTATCAAACTGCGCGGCGCAGAAAATGTCAAGCAGACTTTTCAGGAAGTGGTCGAAGATATCCGTAAATCTTGCGGTTCCGACCATTGCTGCATTTTGCTCACCGATGCCGAAAATCGCGAGTGCTCGATTTTTGCGGAATCGATTCGCGATGACCTAAAAATAAAGCCGATGTCGCGGTATGTCGAAGGCTTTTACGCGATTGCAGAAACATGGCCCGAAACACTTGCCGGCAGTACTTGCATTATCGCGAAAGACGAACGCGATATGGAAAAGCTTCGCTTGGCCAATCCGATTTGGGGCTCGATGCTTGACCTTTCCGGCGTAAAGACGATTGTACTTTTCCCGCTGCGCCATGGCGGCGAATTGCTCGGCTACTTGTGGGCAGTTAATTTTAATGTCAACGATACTCTGAAGATTAAGGAAGCGCTTGAAGTCACGACGTTCCTTATCGCGTCCGAGATTTCGAGCTACCTGCTCTTGAACAAGCTTCAAACGATGAGCACGATTGATTCGCTGACGGGCGTGAAAAATCGTAATGTGATGAACCATACTATCGATCAGATTGTGGCAGGACGCAAGCCGACGCCTGAAGCCGTTGTATTCGCTGACTTGAACGGTCTGAAGCGCACCAACGACGAACAGGGACACATCTCTGGCGATAAAGTGCTGTGCTCGGCGGCAGAAATTTTGCGGTACGTTTTCCCGGAAGTAGACGTGTACCGTGCCGGTGGCGACGAATTCATGGTGCTTGCTTCAAACATTACGGAAGAGGAGTTGAACACCCGTGTTGCCAAAATCCGCACGATGGCAAAGCTGTCCGAAAATGTGCGGTTCTCCATTGGCACTTGTTATGGTGATCCCGATGTCCGTCGGGCAATGCATATTGCTGACGAGCGGATGTATGTCGATAAAAATTCTTTCTACGCCGAACACCCTGAATTAAAATACAGGTAA
- a CDS encoding DNA methylase, giving the protein MVGRTYAAIDLKSFFASVECILRGLDPLKAKLVVADESRTEKTICLAVTPALKAYGIPGRARLFEVNQKVREVQRRTGEKIEFTIAKPQMAKYVEYSTKVYNVYLKYVSAEDIHAYSIDECFLDLTKYLKLYKKTARELVKTIIQDVFTTTGITATGGIGTNLYLCKIAMDVMAKHVEADADGVRIAELDEMSYRKQLWSHRPITSFWQVGRGIAERLENCRLNAGRGIYTMGDIARVSVKNPEALYKLFGVNAEILIDHAWGYEPCTIADIKKAKPRNRSTGEGQVLQDPYPFDKARLVVREMVDTVSMTLIAHDLVTNAMVLTVGYDRENVDKGIYHGVTVTDFYGRTIPKPAHGTANIGYYTSSQSVMADAVMKLFDRIVDPKLTVRRLNLVAADIVDASHEQYDLFTDVKKQEREKKRLKAELLIKKRFGKNAIVKGMDLQEGATTIERNGQIGGHRA; this is encoded by the coding sequence ATCGTGGGACGCACTTATGCGGCCATTGACCTCAAGTCGTTCTTTGCCTCGGTGGAATGCATTCTCCGGGGCCTTGACCCCTTAAAGGCAAAATTGGTGGTGGCCGACGAAAGCCGTACCGAAAAGACGATTTGCTTGGCGGTAACGCCGGCGCTCAAGGCTTACGGGATTCCGGGACGTGCGCGGCTTTTCGAGGTGAACCAGAAGGTACGTGAAGTACAGCGACGCACGGGCGAAAAGATTGAATTCACCATCGCGAAACCGCAAATGGCGAAGTACGTGGAATATTCCACGAAGGTCTACAATGTTTACCTGAAATATGTGAGCGCCGAAGATATTCACGCGTATTCCATTGACGAATGTTTTCTGGACTTGACGAAATACCTGAAGTTGTACAAGAAGACCGCCCGCGAACTGGTAAAGACGATTATCCAAGATGTATTCACGACTACGGGAATCACGGCCACGGGCGGCATCGGCACGAATCTGTACCTGTGCAAGATTGCGATGGATGTGATGGCTAAGCATGTGGAAGCGGATGCAGATGGCGTGCGCATCGCGGAACTAGACGAGATGAGTTACCGCAAACAGCTTTGGTCGCACAGGCCGATTACGAGCTTTTGGCAGGTGGGCCGCGGTATAGCAGAGCGCTTGGAAAATTGCAGGCTGAATGCGGGGCGTGGCATTTACACGATGGGTGACATTGCCCGCGTGAGTGTCAAGAATCCCGAGGCGCTTTACAAGCTGTTCGGCGTGAATGCAGAAATCTTGATTGACCACGCCTGGGGTTACGAGCCCTGCACGATTGCAGACATCAAGAAGGCGAAGCCGCGGAACAGGAGTACGGGCGAAGGCCAGGTGTTGCAGGATCCGTATCCGTTTGACAAGGCGCGTCTTGTGGTGCGCGAAATGGTGGATACGGTTTCGATGACTTTAATTGCCCACGACCTAGTAACAAATGCGATGGTGCTCACGGTAGGTTACGACCGCGAAAACGTGGACAAGGGAATTTACCACGGCGTGACTGTGACCGATTTTTATGGACGCACGATTCCGAAGCCTGCACACGGCACGGCAAACATTGGTTATTATACCAGCTCGCAGTCAGTGATGGCGGATGCCGTCATGAAACTTTTTGACCGCATTGTAGACCCGAAACTGACGGTGCGCCGCTTGAACTTGGTGGCCGCCGATATTGTAGACGCTAGCCACGAACAGTACGACTTGTTTACCGACGTGAAAAAGCAGGAACGCGAAAAGAAACGCCTGAAGGCGGAACTCCTTATCAAGAAGCGTTTTGGCAAGAATGCCATTGTGAAGGGGATGGACTTGCAAGAGGGCGCCACCACCATTGAACGCAACGGACAAATCGGAGGACACCGTGCCTAA
- a CDS encoding translation factor GTPase family protein — MTQPVRNIAILAHVDAGKTTLSERILFAAGEVRRPGKVEEGLATMDYMPEEKERGITIESGVAHFEWKNTWFNFIDTPGHVDFGAEVDTALTAVEGAVLVVSAASGVETQTVAAFRKLREAGVRTILFVNKLDNPDYSLDETLINIEEVLGVRPVLMTLPEYKGGRMSGVLDVLSKSRLIHSDSGEEIVDDSWPQSGEVSDSTEKIKKHYAEAVEFASNFDDEVLQLALEGKPVPPKTLLRGLKELAKNKDYALCYAGSAIEGFGVRSLTTALSFFLPDVPEFADNELGQVIRLRHFKGVGEISLFRSHTNMERKEWPAGFEFSRLKANLLQPVDEIRSGDIYAMRSPFETELGQTISLDGSIPSCEEEETKPSIRDKYQPLLQTRVECLGAEDYHHVEKSLNVLARMDPSFRVQKDDGGFWYLHTVGEVQLDVLLARLKREFGCEVKAGSPEVRWQERLCRNVGPVENTFQLGPHKISIKLSANPLDGDAHDIRLSAEFLETAPREILAGVRSALLESTEIGVLGKGPLVGVCFEVHEFTWTEGALPPMIKKACADAVTKLIKPADVQLFEPVMELSLECPVNFAGLVTGDIQSRDGKVKEIGGDGKTHFLKADVPLRKIFGYATGVRSISKGTALYSMKLLGYKPATL; from the coding sequence ATGACTCAGCCTGTTCGAAACATTGCAATCCTTGCCCACGTGGATGCCGGAAAGACGACTCTTTCGGAGCGTATTCTTTTTGCGGCGGGCGAGGTTCGCCGGCCGGGCAAGGTGGAAGAAGGCCTTGCCACCATGGACTACATGCCCGAAGAAAAAGAACGCGGCATTACCATTGAAAGCGGCGTGGCGCATTTCGAATGGAAAAACACCTGGTTCAATTTTATCGATACTCCGGGCCATGTGGATTTTGGTGCCGAAGTCGACACGGCGCTGACAGCCGTCGAGGGCGCGGTACTTGTGGTGAGTGCCGCGAGCGGAGTGGAAACGCAAACGGTAGCCGCCTTCCGTAAACTGCGCGAAGCGGGCGTGCGGACGATTTTGTTTGTCAATAAGCTTGACAATCCTGATTATTCGCTTGACGAAACGCTAATCAATATTGAAGAAGTTCTGGGCGTGCGCCCGGTGCTCATGACGCTCCCCGAATACAAGGGTGGACGCATGTCGGGCGTGCTTGATGTGCTCAGCAAGAGTCGCTTGATTCATTCGGATTCGGGCGAAGAAATTGTAGACGATTCCTGGCCGCAATCGGGCGAAGTGAGCGATTCTACCGAGAAAATAAAGAAGCATTACGCCGAGGCGGTGGAATTCGCGAGCAACTTTGACGACGAAGTCTTGCAGCTTGCGCTTGAAGGAAAGCCGGTTCCGCCCAAGACGCTTTTGCGCGGGCTGAAGGAACTGGCGAAGAATAAAGATTATGCTCTGTGCTATGCGGGCTCGGCCATTGAAGGCTTCGGGGTACGCAGCCTGACAACTGCGCTATCGTTCTTCTTGCCCGATGTGCCTGAATTTGCAGACAATGAATTAGGCCAAGTCATTCGACTGCGCCATTTTAAAGGCGTGGGCGAAATTTCGCTGTTCCGTAGCCATACCAACATGGAACGCAAGGAATGGCCCGCGGGTTTTGAATTTTCTCGCTTGAAGGCGAACTTGTTGCAGCCTGTCGACGAAATCCGTTCGGGCGATATTTACGCCATGCGCAGCCCCTTCGAAACGGAACTCGGACAGACGATTTCTCTGGATGGATCGATTCCTTCTTGCGAAGAAGAGGAAACGAAACCTTCGATTCGCGACAAGTACCAGCCGCTTTTGCAGACTCGCGTGGAATGCTTGGGCGCCGAAGATTACCACCATGTGGAAAAGAGCTTGAATGTCCTTGCCCGTATGGATCCCTCTTTCCGCGTACAAAAAGACGATGGCGGATTCTGGTACCTGCATACCGTGGGCGAAGTGCAGCTCGATGTGTTGCTTGCCCGACTCAAGCGCGAATTCGGCTGCGAAGTCAAAGCCGGTAGCCCGGAAGTACGTTGGCAGGAACGCCTCTGCCGCAATGTGGGTCCTGTCGAAAATACATTCCAGCTGGGTCCCCACAAGATTTCCATTAAGCTTTCGGCAAACCCGCTCGATGGCGATGCCCATGACATCCGCCTGTCGGCGGAATTCTTGGAAACGGCCCCGCGTGAAATTCTGGCCGGCGTGCGTTCTGCACTTTTGGAATCGACTGAAATCGGCGTGCTCGGCAAGGGCCCCCTTGTGGGTGTTTGCTTCGAAGTCCATGAATTCACCTGGACCGAAGGGGCACTCCCGCCCATGATCAAGAAGGCCTGCGCCGATGCGGTCACGAAACTCATTAAACCTGCCGATGTCCAGCTTTTTGAGCCCGTGATGGAACTTTCTCTGGAATGCCCGGTGAATTTTGCGGGCCTTGTGACGGGCGACATTCAGTCCCGCGACGGCAAGGTGAAAGAAATCGGCGGCGACGGTAAGACCCACTTTTTAAAGGCCGATGTCCCGCTGCGCAAGATTTTCGGTTACGCCACAGGCGTTCGCAGCATCAGCAAGGGTACGGCATTATATAGTATGAAGCTGCTCGGATATAAACCGGCGACCCTCTAA
- a CDS encoding AAA family ATPase, translating to MQSNTYFKKVYNDLKKAELKKFAKTNAPMSFADLKILEYWVRIIDENPDGLNKASAFQLMGRACREKIVKGFIDIFNPFITPKKKPVKPARKQASIDREFADDDIPFLDDIVDDVDEDECELDTQYCNGRLLRQICRYRKEMKFGCADRVTDNLVKAIVDVDAESMAPFLYKEVQDIVCENFKNFALEKIQKGVRRDDPVYERALKVKEVYRLDDDELEILLYMWLRNRDVMQCDPDGEFFGRRRHRFGPPSDSPRVFSEVAMTTGLSVDRVMKLMGKDSTLRKLGLCSEDMDIPMEVGCFLDGSCDSTGLKAFHLAEPGTVPFAQLQGNNPDAILALDLIKHHNWDRPLNILLYGVEGTGKTELAKALAAEAGLPLLEVSIDADNSMEMGRRFETRSQSLMLYRIRAAMLADWQCEKEHGIILMDEADLVLNGFEKGSLNHFFESVNTPIIWITNSISFTERSSRRRFDFSMAFKGLAKDERLNMFESVLKAQGAETMLTPEEKMKLVVEFPAMAGGFTIATRATQNLLASGADVKAYPTMARLLKAHTNLLEISTGSLRDVECHAPAYTLSGLNMEGSVEEIMEVVQNYDSVWKTLEEDSAPNSLNILLYGPPGTGKTEFVRHIARTLGRNLIVRRASDLLGMFVGQTEANIAAAFEEAERTKSILFFDEADSFLRDRTGAMQGHEVSKVNEILTRMENFKGIFIAATNFESTLDTASRRRFALKLGFGYLKPEGIRHIWNVFFPNVECPKAVTELPLLTPGDFNAVNGRLRFLPESAKCAERIEAELRKELSAKDSHAGRSMGF from the coding sequence ATGCAGTCTAACACCTACTTTAAAAAGGTATACAACGACCTCAAAAAGGCCGAATTGAAGAAATTTGCGAAGACAAACGCCCCGATGAGCTTCGCGGATCTCAAGATTCTGGAATACTGGGTCCGCATTATCGACGAAAATCCGGATGGCCTGAACAAGGCCAGCGCCTTTCAGTTGATGGGGCGTGCTTGCCGCGAAAAAATCGTAAAAGGCTTTATTGACATCTTCAATCCGTTCATCACGCCGAAGAAAAAGCCGGTAAAGCCCGCCCGCAAGCAGGCTTCGATCGACCGCGAATTCGCTGATGACGATATCCCGTTCCTCGATGACATTGTGGACGATGTTGACGAGGATGAGTGCGAACTGGATACGCAGTATTGCAATGGCAGACTGCTCCGCCAGATTTGCCGTTACCGCAAAGAAATGAAGTTCGGTTGCGCCGACAGGGTGACCGACAACCTGGTAAAGGCGATTGTCGATGTCGATGCGGAATCGATGGCACCGTTCCTTTACAAGGAAGTCCAGGATATCGTGTGCGAAAACTTCAAGAACTTTGCGCTTGAAAAAATCCAGAAGGGCGTGCGTCGCGACGATCCGGTTTATGAACGTGCGCTGAAGGTAAAAGAGGTTTACCGCCTGGACGATGACGAGTTGGAAATCCTTCTCTACATGTGGTTGCGCAATCGCGATGTCATGCAGTGCGATCCGGATGGAGAATTTTTCGGTCGTCGTCGCCATCGCTTTGGACCGCCGTCGGATTCCCCGAGGGTGTTTTCGGAAGTTGCCATGACGACTGGCTTGAGTGTTGACCGAGTCATGAAGCTGATGGGTAAAGACAGTACGCTTCGCAAGCTGGGCTTGTGCAGCGAAGATATGGACATTCCCATGGAAGTCGGGTGTTTCTTGGATGGTTCCTGTGACAGCACGGGCCTCAAGGCCTTCCATCTGGCAGAACCGGGAACGGTTCCTTTCGCCCAGTTGCAGGGAAACAATCCCGATGCCATCTTGGCTCTTGACCTGATCAAGCACCACAATTGGGATCGCCCGCTGAACATTCTCCTTTACGGTGTAGAAGGTACTGGCAAGACAGAACTTGCGAAGGCTCTCGCCGCCGAAGCGGGGCTCCCTTTGCTTGAAGTGAGCATCGATGCCGACAATTCCATGGAAATGGGACGCCGTTTTGAAACGCGTTCCCAGAGCCTGATGCTTTACCGCATCCGTGCGGCGATGCTCGCCGATTGGCAGTGCGAAAAAGAGCACGGCATTATCTTGATGGACGAAGCCGACTTGGTGCTGAACGGTTTTGAAAAGGGTAGCCTGAACCATTTCTTTGAATCGGTGAATACCCCCATTATCTGGATTACCAACTCGATCAGCTTTACCGAAAGGAGCTCTCGCCGCCGTTTCGATTTTTCGATGGCCTTCAAGGGCCTTGCCAAGGACGAACGCCTGAACATGTTCGAATCGGTGCTGAAGGCGCAGGGGGCGGAAACCATGCTGACGCCCGAAGAAAAGATGAAGCTCGTGGTGGAATTCCCGGCAATGGCTGGCGGCTTCACGATTGCGACGCGCGCTACCCAGAACCTGCTTGCGAGCGGGGCCGATGTCAAGGCTTATCCCACCATGGCCCGCCTGCTCAAGGCTCACACCAACTTGCTGGAAATCAGTACGGGTTCCCTGCGCGATGTGGAATGCCATGCTCCCGCTTATACCTTGAGCGGCCTGAATATGGAAGGTTCCGTCGAAGAAATCATGGAAGTCGTCCAGAACTATGATTCGGTCTGGAAGACTCTCGAAGAAGATTCCGCTCCGAACTCCCTGAACATCTTGCTGTACGGGCCTCCGGGAACCGGCAAGACGGAATTCGTGCGCCATATTGCGCGCACCTTGGGCCGTAACTTGATCGTGCGCCGTGCAAGCGACCTGTTGGGAATGTTTGTCGGCCAGACCGAGGCGAACATTGCCGCCGCCTTCGAAGAAGCGGAACGCACCAAGTCGATTCTGTTCTTCGACGAAGCGGACAGCTTCTTGCGCGACCGTACGGGCGCCATGCAAGGCCACGAAGTTTCGAAGGTGAACGAAATCTTGACCCGAATGGAAAACTTCAAGGGAATCTTCATTGCAGCGACAAACTTTGAAAGCACGCTGGACACGGCAAGTCGCCGCCGCTTTGCCCTGAAGCTTGGCTTTGGTTACTTGAAGCCCGAAGGCATTCGCCATATCTGGAACGTATTCTTCCCGAATGTGGAATGCCCGAAGGCGGTGACCGAGCTGCCGCTCTTGACTCCGGGTGACTTCAACGCCGTCAATGGCCGCTTGCGTTTCTTGCCCGAAAGCGCCAAGTGCGCCGAACGAATCGAAGCCGAACTCCGCAAGGAATTAAGCGCAAAGGACAGCCACGCGGGCCGATCCATGGGCTTCTAA